In a single window of the Methanofollis ethanolicus genome:
- a CDS encoding phosphate ABC transporter substrate-binding protein, whose product MKNSKISLLAVPLLALLLIATLFAGCTGDGGDTTPETISVTGSTTVLPIAQKAAEAYMDTHQQADIQVSGGGSSVGVQAVGEGTADIGMASRDLKDSEKQKYPDLVQHVVARDGIAVIVHPSNTVETITTAQAKAIYQGAITNWKEIGGPDMAVVVVGRDSASGTREFFQEAVMNKEDFVPTQLEKNSNGAVKQTIAQTPGAIGYVGLGYIDDTVKALSVDVNGTTVEPTVAAVVSGDYPIARSLNMFTKGEATGLAKEYLDFILSPEGQTIVEEEGFVPVA is encoded by the coding sequence GTGAAGAACAGCAAGATTTCTCTCCTTGCCGTGCCTCTCCTGGCACTTCTTCTGATTGCGACCCTCTTCGCCGGCTGCACGGGCGACGGAGGCGACACGACTCCTGAGACCATCTCGGTCACCGGCTCCACGACTGTCCTCCCTATCGCCCAGAAGGCGGCCGAGGCGTACATGGACACGCACCAGCAGGCTGATATCCAGGTGAGCGGCGGCGGTTCCAGTGTCGGCGTCCAGGCAGTCGGCGAGGGCACCGCGGATATCGGTATGGCCTCCCGAGACCTGAAGGACTCGGAGAAGCAGAAGTACCCGGATCTGGTCCAGCACGTCGTTGCGAGAGACGGGATCGCCGTGATCGTCCACCCCTCGAACACCGTGGAGACGATCACCACCGCACAGGCGAAGGCGATCTACCAGGGCGCCATCACGAACTGGAAAGAGATCGGCGGCCCTGACATGGCGGTCGTCGTCGTCGGCAGGGACAGCGCCTCGGGCACCCGTGAGTTCTTCCAGGAGGCCGTCATGAACAAGGAGGACTTCGTCCCCACCCAGCTTGAGAAGAACTCGAACGGCGCTGTGAAGCAGACCATCGCCCAGACGCCGGGCGCCATCGGCTATGTCGGCCTCGGGTACATCGACGACACCGTGAAGGCGTTGAGTGTCGACGTGAACGGCACGACTGTCGAACCGACCGTCGCCGCCGTCGTCAGCGGGGACTACCCGATCGCCCGTTCCCTCAACATGTTCACAAAGGGCGAGGCCACCGGGCTTGCAAAGGAGTACCTCGACTTCATCTTGAGCCCTGAGGGGCAGACGATCGTCGAAGAAGAGGGCTTTGTCCCGGTCGCCTGA